A genomic region of Paramormyrops kingsleyae isolate MSU_618 chromosome 19, PKINGS_0.4, whole genome shotgun sequence contains the following coding sequences:
- the ccn6 gene encoding cellular communication network factor 6, protein MSSLLQNTLLFMLAQQMFCRVWSQALVPAPSDRQPLCQWPCKCGPRPQCPPGVSTVLDGCGCCKTCARQVGEACDERHVCDPHKGMYCDFSADRPRFQIGVCAYMMAVGCDLNGILYDNGQAFQPNPLYKCMCIAGAIGCMPAFTQKPAGLLGPAPLRAAVNTAKQQQDTNYGTMPAYRDRPLAWKKNCLVQSTPWSPCSRTCGIGISIRVNNDNSKCDMRKERRLCLLRPCDKATLKNVKIAKGKTCQPKFQAKKAERLRLSGCLSVQSYRPTYCGVCSDRRCCVPNGSRTVSVRFSCAPAGGGAPTSVRWKMQWITSCVCQKACSRPGDMFTELRLL, encoded by the exons ATGTCCTCGCTTCTACAGAACACCCTCCTGTTCATGCTGGCGCAACAG ATGTTCTGCAGGGTGTGGAGTCAGGCGCTGGTTCCGGCCCCGAGCGATCGCCAGCCGCTGTGCCAGTGGCCGTGCAAATGCGGCCCCAGGCCCCAGTGCCCCCCAGGGGTCAGCACGGTGCTGGACGGCTGCGGCTGCTGCAAGACCTGCGCGCGGCAGGTGGGCGAGGCCTGTGACGAGCGGCATGTTTGCGACCCGCACAAAGGCATGTACTGCGACTTCTCTGCCGACCGGCCGCGCTTCCAGATCGGCGTGTGCGCTT ACATGATGGCGGTGGGCTGTGACCTGAATGGGATTCTCTACGACAACGGTCAGGCCTTCCAGCCCAACCCGCTCTACAAGTGCATGTGCATCGCGGGTGCCATCGGCTGTATGCCGGCCTTCACCCAGAAGCCTGCAGGCCTGCTCGgtcccgcccccctccgcgccgcCGTGAACACTGCTAAACAGCAACAGGACACGAATTACGGGACCATGCCAG CTTACAGGGATCGTCCTTTAGCCTGGAAGAAGAACTGCCTGGTCCAGTCCACTCCCTGGAGCCCATGCTCTCGGACCTGCGGGATCGGCATCTCCATTCGGGTCAACAACGACAACAGCAAGTGCGACATGCGAAAAGAGCGGCGCCTCTGCCTTCTGAGGCCATGTGACAAGGCCACGCTGAAGAATGTGAAG ATTGCCAAAGGAAAGACCTGCCAGCCCAAGTTCCAGGCAAAGAAAGCAGAGAGGCTGCGGCTCTCGGGCTGCTTGAGCGTCCAGAGTTATCGGCCCACCTACTGCGGCGTGTGCAGCGACCGCCGCTGCTGCGTCCCCAACGGCTCGCGCACCGTGTCGGTGCGCTTCAGCTGTGCgcctgcagggggcggtgcCCCCACCAGCGTCCGCTGGAAGATGCAGTGGATCACGTCTTGCGTATGCCAGAAGGCGTGCAGCCGACCTGGGGACATGTTCACAGAGCTCCGTCTACTCTAG